In one Nicotiana sylvestris chromosome 8, ASM39365v2, whole genome shotgun sequence genomic region, the following are encoded:
- the LOC138875620 gene encoding uncharacterized protein produces the protein MRMYTTLAQAGLLPLAAATFQAGGGLQTPTARTLEQRVHVEQVVEIIPVPPAVPVQPEDRAAASEVEQMRLERFKRYNPPVFSGLASEDDLGFLDESYHILRTMADLLGMPPDRDIDFRIDLLPGTHPIYNPLNRMTPPKLKELKDLLQELLDNGFIRPNVSPWGAPVLFVKKKSMVICACVLIIVS, from the exons ATgcgcatgtacaccactctggctcaggcagggttactTCCCCTTGCTGCGGCTACATTTCAGGCTGGGGGAGGATtacagactcccaccgcccgcactcttgagcaacgagtgcatgttgagcaggtcgttgagattattcctgtaccgcctgcagtgccagttcagcctgaggacagggcagcggcttctgAGGTGGAGCAgatgaggcttgagaggttcaagaggtacaatcctcctgtattcagcggtctagcatcggaggatgatctgggatttctagatgagagttatcacattctccgtaccatgg ctgaccttctgggcatgccgcctgatagagatattgattttcgcattgatctgttgccgggaacTCATCCCATTTATAATCCTCTGAATCGTATgactcctcctaagttgaaggagctgaaggatctattacaggaattgcttgataacgGTTTTATTCGTCCTaatgtatcgccttggggtgctcctgtcttgtttgtgaagaaaaaaagtATGGTTATATgcgcatgtgtattgattattgtcAGTTGA